In Saccharolobus solfataricus, a genomic segment contains:
- the metG gene encoding methionine--tRNA ligase subunit beta, translated as MLNIMSNQITIDDFAKLDLKVGIVRQAERIEGTRLLKLLIDLGSEQRQIIAGLGEYYTPEELLNKRIIVIANLKPRVIRGFESQGMLLAAGCKEDEAKGIKPRILTVDGEVPPGTKIC; from the coding sequence ATGCTTAACATCATGAGTAATCAAATTACAATAGACGATTTTGCAAAATTAGACCTTAAGGTTGGAATTGTGAGACAAGCTGAAAGGATTGAAGGAACAAGATTACTAAAACTATTGATTGACTTGGGTTCAGAACAAAGGCAAATAATTGCGGGTTTAGGAGAATATTATACCCCAGAGGAGTTATTGAACAAGAGGATAATAGTTATAGCCAATTTAAAGCCTAGAGTGATAAGAGGTTTTGAGAGCCAAGGTATGTTATTGGCCGCTGGATGTAAAGAGGATGAAGCGAAAGGAATAAAACCCAGAATACTAACTGTAGACGGAGAAGTTCCTCCAGGAACTAAGATATGTTAA
- the purC gene encoding phosphoribosylaminoimidazolesuccinocarboxamide synthase — MEVNKISEGKTKIVYDFDKDHVLLEFKDDITAGDGQKRDILEGKGVLNAQTSAFFFRLLERNGIETHYVGMKDERTMIVKKLKMIPVEVVLRNIATGSIVKRLPIKEGEVFESPIVEFFLKDDLRHDPLLNYYHMEHLKLMNRKEAQHIEDIMMKVNDVLFNFIKSKGFILYDFKLEFGRLGDKLVIGDEISLDSMRIRDGNSRIYDKDLYRKGYDLKTVKSSYEEFLKRITS, encoded by the coding sequence ATGGAAGTTAACAAGATTTCTGAGGGAAAGACCAAGATAGTTTATGATTTTGATAAAGATCACGTATTACTCGAGTTTAAGGATGACATAACCGCGGGTGATGGTCAAAAAAGAGATATATTGGAGGGTAAGGGCGTTTTAAACGCTCAAACATCAGCATTCTTCTTCAGATTACTAGAAAGAAATGGTATAGAAACACACTACGTAGGGATGAAGGATGAAAGAACGATGATAGTAAAGAAATTAAAGATGATACCAGTAGAAGTTGTATTAAGAAACATTGCTACAGGTAGTATAGTTAAGCGATTACCAATTAAAGAAGGTGAAGTCTTTGAATCGCCAATAGTGGAATTTTTCTTAAAGGATGACTTACGTCATGATCCCCTACTTAACTATTACCATATGGAACATCTTAAATTAATGAATAGGAAAGAGGCTCAGCATATAGAAGATATAATGATGAAGGTGAACGATGTACTATTCAATTTTATTAAAAGCAAAGGATTTATATTATATGACTTTAAACTAGAATTTGGCCGTTTGGGCGATAAACTAGTAATTGGAGATGAAATATCGTTAGATAGTATGAGAATTAGAGATGGTAATTCCAGAATTTATGATAAGGATTTATATAGGAAGGGTTACGATTTAAAAACAGTAAAATCCTCGTATGAGGAATTTCTAAAAAGAATTACCTCATGA
- the purS gene encoding phosphoribosylformylglycinamidine synthase subunit PurS: protein MKYYVELIIINKDSVRDPEGETIQKYVIEKYTNNIIETRVGKYIQFKIEANNEEDAKNLIEKIANEGRLYNPIIHKILVRVRRE from the coding sequence ATGAAATACTATGTAGAATTGATAATAATAAATAAAGACTCAGTTAGAGATCCAGAAGGAGAAACAATACAAAAATATGTAATTGAGAAATACACAAACAACATAATTGAAACGAGAGTAGGAAAGTACATCCAGTTCAAAATTGAGGCCAATAATGAAGAGGATGCAAAGAATTTAATTGAAAAAATTGCCAATGAGGGAAGATTATACAATCCGATAATTCATAAAATACTCGTTAGAGTGAGAAGAGAATGA
- the purQ gene encoding phosphoribosylformylglycinamidine synthase I — MIAIIKFPGTTCETDVYKALIEAGVPTVIVKYKDFDPDRYNGVILPGGFSFGDYLRAGSIAASTETMKKVKQMAEDGKIVIGICNGFQILVESGLLKGALLPNLKLRFISKWVYLKVIRADTILTKGLDKKIIRMPIAHAEGRYYVDDIDYAKTHMVLQYCDENGNISEDVNPNGSLLNIASIANEEGNVIGMMPHPERASFKLTSIDGTVDGLILLRRLGEWA; from the coding sequence ATGATTGCAATAATTAAGTTCCCAGGGACTACTTGCGAAACTGATGTCTATAAGGCATTAATAGAGGCTGGAGTTCCCACAGTGATAGTAAAGTACAAGGACTTCGATCCAGATAGATATAATGGAGTAATTTTACCAGGGGGATTTAGCTTTGGAGACTATCTAAGGGCTGGAAGTATCGCAGCTAGTACGGAAACTATGAAAAAAGTCAAGCAAATGGCAGAGGATGGAAAAATAGTAATTGGAATATGTAATGGTTTCCAGATCCTTGTGGAAAGCGGGCTTTTAAAAGGAGCATTGCTTCCTAATTTAAAATTAAGATTTATCTCGAAGTGGGTTTACCTTAAGGTAATTAGGGCTGACACAATTCTAACCAAAGGATTAGATAAGAAAATAATAAGAATGCCCATAGCACATGCGGAAGGTCGATATTATGTGGATGATATAGATTATGCAAAGACACATATGGTTCTCCAATACTGTGATGAGAATGGAAATATTAGTGAAGATGTCAATCCAAATGGATCATTACTTAATATAGCCTCAATAGCTAACGAGGAAGGGAATGTAATAGGAATGATGCCACATCCAGAAAGGGCTTCCTTTAAACTGACTTCAATTGACGGAACTGTTGACGGGTTAATTCTTTTGAGGAGGTTAGGAGAATGGGCATAA
- the purL gene encoding phosphoribosylformylglycinamidine synthase subunit PurL has translation MGINLLPIEMDEIRKRLGREPNETEWRVIDAVWSEHCSYKSSKIFLKSFSIDSPNVIMGIKDWQDAGAVDIGDGWAVVIKVESHNHPSAIDPFNGAATGVGGIIRDIISKGAKPIALMDMIRVGNLKIKKNVWLLKNIIAGIAAYGNSIGVPVVGGELSFDDTYNDNPLVDVAAIGIVRKDKIKPSIVDKAGLKLVLAGLTGVDGLGGASFASRKLSGEDEIGAVQIADPFAGKIILDVTLEIADKVEAIKDLGGGGLAVAVTEITNGLGATVDIEKIPLRVKNMNPSDVIISETQERMLYAVEEKNVKEVCEAFEEYEYPCSVIGEITNEPVIKFRYIGKDLVSLPTNVLLNPPRFLWPIKNTKKNVEEKIVDLPLESAIYTVLTHPDLVSKGWAYSQFDYEVNTSTVVKPGDADSAVVSLPNGKLLAIKADANPDMCAEDGYECGKGIVAEAYRNLATVGARGMVAVDHLQFGDPKKAEVYYTFVEAIRGIGEATRFFNIPIVGGKVSFYNENNQGRPIKPTPLIVMAGLVQDKLLKNRVEDNLYVVSVGYTRKELGGSLLSKIFKIPSQAPKVRLQEDLLSSEVVIDSINEGKITFAKDVSRGGLAASLFSILVHGYGVEISTKSILSDTDNVIENLFSESSGRFIVLTNEPEWIVEKSKSKGIVASIIGRVNKKTNILTIDNIDYNLKNIVDNYFNFLEEVMGNG, from the coding sequence ATGGGCATAAATCTTCTCCCTATAGAGATGGACGAGATTCGAAAAAGACTAGGTAGAGAACCTAATGAGACCGAATGGAGAGTTATTGATGCAGTATGGTCAGAGCATTGCTCTTATAAATCATCTAAAATCTTCTTAAAGAGCTTTTCCATAGATAGTCCTAATGTTATAATGGGCATAAAAGACTGGCAAGATGCTGGAGCGGTAGATATAGGAGATGGATGGGCAGTAGTAATAAAGGTTGAAAGCCATAACCATCCTTCTGCCATTGATCCATTCAATGGTGCTGCAACTGGTGTAGGAGGAATAATAAGGGACATTATTAGCAAGGGGGCAAAGCCAATTGCACTTATGGACATGATAAGGGTTGGAAATCTGAAAATAAAGAAAAACGTATGGTTGCTTAAGAACATAATTGCAGGGATTGCGGCTTATGGCAATAGTATTGGAGTCCCGGTAGTTGGTGGAGAATTATCATTCGATGATACATATAATGATAATCCGCTAGTAGATGTAGCAGCGATCGGAATAGTTAGAAAAGACAAGATAAAACCAAGTATTGTAGATAAAGCGGGACTTAAATTAGTGTTAGCTGGACTAACCGGAGTTGATGGTTTAGGCGGAGCTTCATTTGCGTCTAGAAAGTTAAGTGGTGAAGACGAAATTGGAGCAGTACAGATAGCTGATCCTTTTGCTGGGAAAATTATATTGGATGTAACCTTAGAAATCGCTGATAAAGTAGAGGCTATTAAAGACTTAGGTGGTGGAGGGCTAGCAGTTGCTGTAACTGAGATAACAAACGGACTTGGTGCTACAGTAGATATAGAGAAAATTCCATTACGTGTAAAAAATATGAATCCGTCAGATGTAATCATATCTGAAACACAAGAGAGAATGTTATATGCAGTGGAGGAGAAAAACGTTAAGGAAGTTTGCGAAGCTTTTGAAGAATACGAATACCCTTGCAGTGTAATAGGTGAGATAACTAATGAACCAGTAATTAAGTTTAGATATATTGGTAAAGATCTCGTCTCCCTACCCACAAACGTATTATTAAACCCGCCGAGGTTTTTATGGCCAATAAAAAACACTAAGAAAAATGTTGAAGAGAAAATTGTTGATTTACCGTTAGAAAGTGCAATTTATACTGTATTAACACATCCAGATTTAGTAAGTAAAGGATGGGCCTATTCACAGTTTGATTATGAAGTAAATACCTCAACAGTAGTTAAACCCGGTGATGCTGATAGTGCAGTAGTCTCGCTTCCTAATGGTAAGTTATTGGCGATAAAAGCGGATGCAAATCCTGACATGTGCGCTGAGGATGGATATGAGTGCGGAAAAGGAATAGTAGCAGAGGCCTATAGGAATTTAGCTACAGTAGGGGCTAGAGGAATGGTAGCAGTTGATCATTTACAGTTTGGGGATCCAAAGAAGGCAGAAGTTTACTATACTTTCGTAGAAGCAATAAGAGGTATAGGAGAGGCTACTAGATTCTTTAACATACCTATTGTTGGTGGGAAAGTTTCATTTTATAATGAAAATAATCAAGGAAGACCAATAAAGCCAACACCTTTAATAGTTATGGCAGGGTTAGTTCAAGATAAATTACTTAAAAATAGAGTGGAAGACAACTTATACGTTGTATCAGTAGGGTATACGCGAAAAGAATTAGGGGGATCATTATTATCAAAGATATTTAAGATACCTAGTCAAGCTCCTAAAGTAAGATTACAAGAGGATCTGTTATCTTCTGAGGTAGTAATTGATTCTATAAATGAGGGGAAAATTACATTTGCGAAAGATGTAAGTAGAGGTGGCCTAGCGGCATCTCTTTTTAGCATACTAGTTCATGGATATGGAGTAGAAATCAGTACTAAGAGTATTTTAAGCGATACTGACAATGTTATAGAGAATCTATTCTCTGAAAGTAGTGGACGTTTCATAGTCTTAACTAATGAACCAGAATGGATAGTTGAAAAGAGTAAGAGTAAAGGTATTGTAGCATCTATAATAGGAAGGGTCAATAAAAAAACTAATATTTTAACTATTGATAATATAGATTATAATCTTAAAAATATAGTTGATAATTACTTTAATTTTCTAGAAGAGGTAATGGGTAATGGATAG
- the purF gene encoding amidophosphoribosyltransferase, producing the protein MDSIRDKCGVFAVSSPKEVNIQLVVEGIRLLQHRGQESAGIAYAENGEILTIKGSGLVDEVFKENLNKFIKNGIGHVRYSTSGKSSIEEAQPLGDSKIVVAFNGTISNYYQFGSFRVDTEFIYKFFKQKLAFRSIPDTVKEFMKVVDGGYSVAILLNDEEIVVFRDPKGFHPVVLGFLEGSLIVSSEDSVIRQLGGSVLKHILPSEMIIMKNGKILYDKVIYEEKNYATCSFEYIYFARPDSNIDGHSVYLARIRLGELLAEKHPANGDIVVPVPDSSRPIALGFSRKSHIPLEEPLVRTISSVRSFIMPTQDKRNEVLEEKFGVVADAVRGKRIVLIDDSIVRGNTMKRIITMLRKAGAKEIHVRIGSPMIKYPCYMGIDFPKREELIAHNKSEKEIGNELNADSIEFLSVEEMLQGIGRRDLCNACFSGIYPLKFNYNSTELERIFGK; encoded by the coding sequence ATGGATAGCATACGTGATAAATGTGGAGTCTTTGCTGTATCTAGCCCTAAAGAAGTAAATATTCAACTGGTAGTAGAGGGAATTAGACTACTTCAGCATAGGGGTCAAGAATCTGCAGGAATCGCATATGCTGAGAATGGGGAAATATTGACGATTAAGGGATCTGGACTTGTAGACGAAGTATTTAAGGAAAATCTTAATAAATTTATAAAAAATGGAATAGGTCATGTAAGATATTCAACAAGTGGAAAAAGCTCAATTGAAGAAGCACAGCCTTTAGGCGACTCAAAAATAGTCGTGGCGTTCAATGGGACAATAAGCAACTATTACCAGTTTGGATCATTTAGGGTAGATACTGAATTTATATATAAGTTCTTTAAGCAAAAATTGGCCTTTCGCTCTATCCCTGATACTGTAAAGGAATTTATGAAAGTTGTCGATGGTGGATACTCTGTAGCTATTCTTTTGAATGATGAAGAGATTGTAGTATTTAGAGATCCTAAAGGATTTCATCCAGTTGTATTAGGATTTTTAGAAGGATCATTAATAGTTTCCTCGGAGGATTCCGTTATTAGACAACTAGGTGGGAGCGTTTTGAAACATATTCTACCAAGCGAAATGATAATTATGAAAAATGGCAAAATATTATATGACAAAGTAATCTATGAGGAGAAAAATTACGCTACTTGTTCCTTCGAATATATATACTTTGCAAGACCAGATTCCAATATAGATGGGCATTCAGTTTACTTAGCTAGGATAAGGTTAGGTGAATTATTAGCAGAAAAACACCCAGCTAACGGAGATATTGTAGTTCCAGTGCCGGACTCATCAAGGCCAATAGCGCTGGGCTTTTCTAGAAAAAGTCACATACCTTTAGAGGAACCTCTAGTTAGAACAATTTCCTCTGTAAGGTCCTTCATAATGCCAACTCAAGATAAGAGAAATGAGGTATTAGAAGAGAAATTTGGAGTGGTTGCAGATGCAGTAAGGGGGAAAAGAATAGTTTTAATAGACGACTCAATAGTTAGGGGAAATACTATGAAGAGAATAATAACTATGTTACGTAAAGCCGGCGCCAAAGAAATTCATGTACGTATAGGATCACCTATGATAAAATACCCTTGTTATATGGGAATAGACTTTCCTAAAAGAGAAGAGTTGATTGCGCATAATAAATCTGAAAAAGAAATAGGAAATGAGCTGAACGCTGATTCTATTGAATTTCTAAGTGTCGAAGAGATGTTACAAGGAATAGGTAGAAGAGACTTATGCAATGCATGCTTTTCTGGGATTTATCCTCTCAAATTTAACTATAATTCTACAGAGTTAGAAAGAATATTTGGGAAGTGA
- a CDS encoding amidophosphoribosyltransferase translates to MAGILGILAFDDVWNVSRFLYYGLIGLQHRGYSKSGIAILNKQRNIFTKLENVAPEDLEIKDLNGWAGIGYAGIRNSYPITIDNGAIVVDGMIDDNNVLNHVIREPENAIDDIKKPISFIAISKDGQLIAYRDELGLKPLSIGGFGFDLAVISSEPTSMFVIGAEFKREINPGELVIVDKYHIESKQVRIPRKSYCTIEYVYQARIDSMINEREIYDLRVKIGEELALEYPINADSVIGVPETALPFAIGYSKKLNIPLDLGFTRTGSPIRTMLSSDAFLKIVGVQLKLNPIKSAVKGKRIILIDDSMVTGTTLKNTIFNLRKLGAKEIHVLIGSPKLVSQCPYGVEVPDEKELISANLNDETIARVLGADSIHWLSIEGLFKAIGHRDLCLGCMTKKYPW, encoded by the coding sequence ATGGCTGGAATACTAGGTATATTAGCGTTCGATGATGTATGGAATGTATCTAGATTTTTATATTATGGTCTAATAGGCTTGCAACATAGAGGATATTCTAAAAGTGGAATAGCAATATTGAACAAGCAGAGGAATATATTTACTAAACTAGAGAACGTAGCGCCTGAGGATTTAGAAATTAAAGACTTGAATGGATGGGCTGGAATAGGTTATGCTGGAATCAGAAATAGTTATCCCATAACAATAGATAATGGTGCTATAGTCGTTGATGGGATGATAGATGATAACAATGTTCTTAACCATGTCATAAGAGAGCCAGAAAATGCAATAGATGATATTAAAAAGCCGATCTCGTTCATAGCCATTAGTAAAGACGGCCAGTTAATAGCCTATAGAGACGAACTAGGACTTAAGCCGTTAAGCATAGGTGGATTTGGATTCGATTTAGCAGTTATTTCCTCCGAACCAACGTCAATGTTTGTAATAGGGGCTGAGTTCAAAAGGGAAATTAATCCGGGAGAGTTAGTGATCGTTGACAAATATCATATTGAATCCAAACAGGTGAGAATACCTAGAAAATCGTATTGTACTATAGAGTACGTATACCAAGCTAGAATAGACAGTATGATCAACGAAAGAGAAATCTATGACCTAAGAGTGAAAATAGGGGAAGAATTAGCCTTAGAATATCCAATAAATGCTGATTCAGTAATAGGAGTTCCAGAAACCGCATTACCTTTCGCAATAGGCTATTCCAAGAAATTAAATATACCATTAGACTTAGGCTTTACGAGGACAGGGAGCCCAATAAGGACAATGTTATCTTCTGATGCTTTCCTAAAAATAGTTGGGGTCCAACTTAAGCTAAACCCAATAAAAAGTGCAGTAAAAGGAAAGAGAATAATTCTAATAGATGATTCTATGGTCACCGGAACTACCCTTAAAAACACTATATTTAACTTGAGAAAATTGGGCGCAAAGGAAATCCACGTGCTGATAGGAAGCCCTAAATTAGTCTCACAATGTCCGTACGGAGTTGAAGTCCCCGACGAAAAAGAATTGATCTCAGCTAATCTTAACGACGAAACTATAGCGAGGGTTTTAGGTGCAGACTCTATACACTGGTTAAGCATAGAAGGATTGTTCAAAGCCATTGGGCATAGGGATCTCTGCTTAGGATGTATGACTAAAAAATATCCATGGTGA
- the purD gene encoding phosphoribosylamine--glycine ligase: protein MKVLLVGDGARENVLAYSLARSSKGYKIYALSSYINPGINSIVKTTGAEYFIGNVNSPEVIKEVIKKVNPDLGVIGPEDPLFNGIADIFRKEGISVFGASKKCARIEESKAWARELMWKHSIPGRLRYKVFYTIEDTAKFILEYGGSVAIKPAGQAGGKGVKVIADLEAYLTHDKREALTKSVNEIGSLYNKEGEPRIIIEEKVDGPEYTLHVLSDGKTTISLPLAQDYKNAYQDGIGPETGGMGSISGPNELLPFISNEEYQTTYDIVKRTMDAIYKETGERYVGVIAGQMMLTELWGPTVIEYYSRFGDPEASAIIPRLESDFGETIELTATGHLNKASIKINEKPSIVRAVATLGYPISKQMASGHKIVVDLEKMKERGCVVFFGSVALEGMQLITKGSRALEIVAIGDFEEAAENLDRCMQYISSDTKLIYRTDIGRTVKSQIEKAEIIRYSYKNREKRGILGVSADWSPNGGLW, encoded by the coding sequence ATGAAAGTATTACTCGTTGGAGATGGAGCTAGAGAAAACGTTCTAGCCTATTCGTTGGCAAGATCATCTAAAGGTTACAAGATTTACGCACTATCGTCATATATAAATCCCGGGATTAATTCAATAGTGAAAACCACTGGTGCAGAGTATTTTATAGGTAACGTAAACTCCCCAGAAGTTATTAAGGAGGTAATTAAGAAAGTAAACCCAGATTTAGGCGTAATTGGACCAGAAGATCCCTTATTCAACGGAATTGCGGACATTTTTAGAAAAGAGGGAATATCGGTATTCGGGGCTAGCAAAAAGTGTGCAAGGATAGAGGAGTCTAAGGCATGGGCAAGAGAGTTAATGTGGAAACATTCTATTCCAGGAAGATTAAGATATAAGGTATTTTACACAATAGAAGATACTGCAAAGTTCATATTAGAATATGGCGGATCAGTCGCAATAAAACCTGCTGGGCAAGCTGGAGGAAAAGGGGTTAAGGTAATAGCTGATCTAGAGGCTTATTTAACCCATGATAAGAGAGAGGCACTGACAAAAAGCGTGAATGAAATAGGGAGTCTATACAATAAGGAAGGTGAGCCGAGAATTATAATAGAGGAGAAAGTTGATGGACCAGAATACACACTTCATGTTTTAAGTGATGGGAAAACAACTATCTCCTTACCTTTGGCTCAAGATTATAAGAACGCGTATCAAGACGGAATAGGTCCAGAGACTGGAGGAATGGGATCAATTTCTGGACCTAACGAATTGCTTCCATTTATCAGCAATGAAGAGTATCAAACAACTTATGATATAGTTAAAAGGACTATGGATGCGATATACAAGGAGACTGGAGAGAGATACGTAGGAGTTATTGCAGGACAAATGATGTTAACTGAACTTTGGGGACCTACAGTAATTGAGTATTATTCAAGATTTGGTGATCCAGAAGCTTCCGCCATAATTCCAAGATTAGAATCTGATTTTGGAGAGACAATTGAGCTCACAGCTACTGGACATTTGAATAAAGCTAGTATAAAAATAAACGAGAAACCTTCTATAGTCAGAGCTGTTGCTACATTAGGATACCCTATCTCAAAACAAATGGCATCTGGGCATAAGATTGTAGTAGATTTAGAAAAGATGAAAGAGCGCGGATGCGTGGTATTTTTTGGATCTGTAGCATTAGAGGGAATGCAACTTATAACTAAAGGCTCTAGAGCTTTAGAAATAGTTGCAATAGGAGATTTCGAAGAAGCTGCTGAGAACTTAGACAGATGTATGCAATATATTAGCAGTGATACTAAATTGATATATAGGACTGATATTGGGAGGACAGTTAAATCTCAAATTGAAAAGGCTGAAATCATAAGATATTCTTATAAAAATAGAGAAAAAAGAGGGATTCTTGGAGTTTCTGCAGATTGGTCTCCTAATGGTGGGTTATGGTGA
- the purM gene encoding phosphoribosylformylglycinamidine cyclo-ligase, with the protein MVSEEYKKAGVDLEKLRNYHNMISQIISSTYKNTIIGAGHYSGVIKIGSLNIAMHTDGVGTKTFLALQTRIIKPVGIDCVAMNVNDLICVGAKPVALVDYIALERPMDNVVNEIIDGIVQGAKEADVEVIGGETAIMPDVIRGFDLSCTAIGVVDKLKTGAEIRPGDYVLGLESSGIHANGYSLVRKLIEEGKLSLDEYKNELLKPTKIYVKPILEVMNMIKGAAHVTGGAFSKLKRLTSYKIVLNMPDPPQIFKTIEKAGVAHEEMYKVFNMGIGIVLFVSEELMKEVKTKLEGYGTVYELGRVYNGNGITIKTYKNEILRL; encoded by the coding sequence ATGGTGAGTGAGGAGTATAAAAAAGCAGGAGTTGATTTAGAAAAATTACGTAATTATCATAATATGATTTCTCAAATAATCTCATCTACTTATAAAAATACTATTATAGGAGCGGGACATTATTCTGGAGTAATAAAAATAGGTAGTCTTAACATAGCGATGCATACTGATGGCGTAGGAACAAAGACTTTTCTAGCATTGCAAACTAGAATAATAAAGCCCGTAGGAATAGACTGCGTTGCCATGAATGTTAATGATCTGATATGTGTTGGAGCAAAACCAGTTGCCTTAGTGGATTATATTGCGTTAGAAAGGCCGATGGATAATGTGGTAAATGAGATCATTGATGGTATTGTTCAGGGTGCTAAAGAGGCTGATGTTGAGGTTATTGGTGGAGAGACTGCTATTATGCCTGATGTGATTAGAGGATTTGATCTTTCTTGTACTGCAATAGGGGTTGTAGATAAACTGAAAACGGGCGCTGAAATAAGGCCAGGAGATTATGTATTGGGACTAGAAAGCAGTGGTATACATGCTAACGGTTATTCCCTAGTTAGAAAATTAATAGAAGAAGGTAAGCTTTCGCTAGATGAATATAAAAATGAATTGTTAAAACCAACTAAAATTTATGTCAAACCAATTTTGGAAGTTATGAATATGATAAAGGGAGCGGCTCACGTAACTGGAGGTGCATTTAGTAAGCTTAAAAGACTTACTAGTTATAAGATTGTCTTAAATATGCCAGATCCACCACAGATTTTTAAGACTATCGAAAAAGCAGGGGTCGCTCACGAGGAGATGTATAAAGTTTTCAATATGGGTATAGGAATTGTCTTATTTGTTTCAGAAGAACTTATGAAGGAAGTAAAAACAAAACTAGAAGGATATGGAACTGTATATGAACTTGGCAGAGTATATAATGGAAATGGAATCACTATAAAGACTTATAAGAACGAAATTCTCAGATTATAG
- a CDS encoding ribbon-helix-helix domain-containing protein, whose product MRKVVSVRLREDILRDVDMYTRKLGLNSRTEFIKQAIEFYIKNKG is encoded by the coding sequence ATGCGAAAAGTCGTAAGTGTAAGACTAAGGGAAGATATACTGAGGGATGTCGATATGTATACTAGAAAACTTGGCCTAAATAGTAGAACTGAGTTCATAAAACAAGCAATAGAATTCTATATAAAGAATAAGGGCTAA
- a CDS encoding argininosuccinate synthase: protein MKIVLAYSGGLDTTVSIRWLKETFKAEIITVTVDVGQKDDFKKIEERAYIAGASKHYTIDAVRQFANNYIAYAIKLNGLYEGVYPLSTALARPLIAEKVVEVAKKEGAEAVAHGSTSKGNDQVRFDLAVKALYPDVKIIAPARIWNMTREDEIKYAKEKGIPIKVESDKYSIDENLWGRSIEGDIISDPSLEVPEDAFEWTKQIYNKKEIVSIEFSNGVPTAVNGEKMELNKLVDFLNLKFGSHGFGRVEHIENRVVGFKSREVYEVPAALGLIYAHIDLEKTIYTPMELRFKRHIDQLWSDLVYQGLWFEPLRETLHKVADEMNKWISGEAKVEVSNGSFRIVGRESEYSPYSEKIASYNKGWYPSDEMARGFIEIWGMHSLIARRVRGL from the coding sequence ATGAAAATAGTCCTTGCATACTCTGGTGGACTTGATACTACAGTATCGATTAGATGGCTAAAGGAAACCTTTAAGGCTGAGATTATAACAGTTACTGTAGATGTTGGTCAAAAGGACGATTTTAAGAAAATAGAAGAAAGAGCGTATATAGCCGGCGCCTCAAAGCATTATACAATAGACGCTGTTAGGCAATTTGCCAACAATTACATAGCATATGCGATAAAATTAAATGGATTATATGAAGGAGTCTATCCGTTGTCAACGGCATTGGCAAGACCATTAATAGCAGAAAAAGTAGTTGAAGTTGCAAAAAAGGAAGGAGCTGAAGCCGTAGCTCACGGTTCTACATCTAAGGGAAATGATCAAGTGAGATTTGACCTTGCAGTTAAGGCATTATACCCTGACGTTAAGATAATAGCACCAGCTAGAATATGGAATATGACTAGAGAAGACGAAATAAAATACGCTAAAGAGAAAGGAATACCTATCAAGGTTGAAAGTGACAAATACAGCATAGATGAGAATCTTTGGGGAAGAAGTATAGAAGGAGACATAATCTCTGATCCTTCTCTTGAAGTCCCAGAAGATGCCTTTGAATGGACTAAACAGATCTACAATAAAAAGGAAATAGTCTCTATAGAATTTAGTAATGGAGTTCCTACAGCTGTGAACGGAGAAAAAATGGAATTAAATAAGTTAGTAGATTTTCTAAATTTAAAATTCGGAAGCCATGGATTTGGAAGGGTAGAACATATAGAAAATAGAGTTGTTGGATTTAAGTCTAGAGAGGTATATGAAGTACCAGCTGCTCTAGGTCTAATTTACGCTCATATTGACTTAGAAAAAACTATCTATACTCCAATGGAATTAAGATTCAAAAGACACATAGATCAGTTATGGTCTGATCTAGTATATCAAGGATTATGGTTTGAGCCACTAAGAGAGACATTACATAAAGTTGCTGATGAAATGAATAAATGGATTAGCGGAGAAGCGAAGGTTGAAGTTAGTAATGGTTCGTTCAGAATAGTAGGTAGAGAATCAGAATATTCTCCATATTCTGAAAAAATTGCTAGTTATAACAAAGGATGGTATCCAAGCGACGAAATGGCTAGGGGATTTATAGAGATTTGGGGAATGCACTCACTAATAGCGAGAAGAGTAAGGGGACTTTGA